One part of the Humulus lupulus chromosome 9, drHumLupu1.1, whole genome shotgun sequence genome encodes these proteins:
- the LOC133802453 gene encoding putative wall-associated receptor kinase-like 16 isoform X1 has product MGLKIIRIIIHLMIGAIISDQAFCSNNNSSIATHIRGCNNQSCGGLEIPFPFGLDKGCYMEPPYLFQIYCKTSGPNLFMSDFKVRNISVLDGEVTIMLAIAKDCYSKNGTQITSDFSDFTQGLNGYFSVSFTKNKFYSIGCDNLATVNGYRNDTNYTTGCISSCSFADEIDLKSCSGVGCCQTSIPSDLRRYGLKLDSNNNHKSVWSFNPCSYAFVMQETEFKFSSLEEFTNVTELPLIFDWAVGFDSCEVAKNNTETYACKENSVCVNSTSRSGYLCRCSDGYEGNPYLPNGCIDINECKLHPNSCQNGTCINIPGSFKCSCPKDYTLVLNGTLCSPQFLMIDNSNSRKRIIIYSVLSTALGCVILLIALWRLVRVINKRNKIKRKGILFQRNGGLLLQQQLSTSEFSVEKTKLFNSEELEKSTNNFDKDRILGQGGQGTVYKGMLTDGRIVAVKKSKIDDEGKIAEFINEVVILSQINHRNVVKLLGCCLETEVPLLVYEFIPNGTLAHYLHDHKREFQLTWIMRLRIATEIAGALFYLHYATSTPIYHRDIKSSNILLDEKYKAKVADFGTSKTVEIDQTHVTTLIYGTFGYLDPEYFQSSQFTDKSDVYSFGVVLVELLTGEKAISITRSKEGKSLATYFLISMEENRLFEIVDTHVINESQNHINDQIMAVANLAKKCLNLNGKMRPTMKEVSVELERIQMANNADDYSGPQKAEEIEYIRTEQIEPWDFSYATTSTSSMNYASPSTMVELPLLSSETH; this is encoded by the exons ATGGGCTTAAAAATTATAAGGATAATAATTCATCTCATGATAGGCGCAATAATCTCTGACCAAGCAttttgcagcaacaacaacagctCCATAGCAACCCACATAAGGGGCTGCAACAATCAGTCATGCGGGGGTTTAGAAATTCCGTTCCCATTCGGCCTTGACAAAGGCTGTTACATGGAACCCCCGTATCTATTCCAGATCTATTGTAAGACGTCCGGGCCGAACCTGTTCATGTCCGATTTCAAAGTCAGGAACATATCGGTTCTAGATGGCGAGGTCACCATCATGCTGGCTATTGCCAAAGATTGTTACAGTAAAAATGGCACACAGATAACTAGCGATTTCTCAGACTTCACGCAAGGCTTGAATGGATATTTCAGCGTTTCCTTCACAAAAAACAAGTTTTACTCCATAGGTTGCGATAATTTGGCAACCGTCAATGGTTATCGCAACGATACAAACTACACAACCGGTTGCATATCCTCGTGTAGTTTCGCCGACGAAATCGACTTGAAGTCTTGCTCTGGCGTAGGTTGTTGCCAAACTTCCATCCCCAGCGACCTTAGAAGGTACGGTTTGAAGTTGGATAGCAACAATAATCATAAAAGCGTTTGGAGTTTCAACCCGTGCAGCTATGCTTTTGTTATGCAAGAAACTGAGTTCAAATTTTCAAGCTTGGAAGAATTCACCAATGTCACTGAGCTTCCGCTCATTTTTGACTGGGCTGTTGGGTTCGATTCCTGCGAAGTAGCCAAGAATAATACGGAGACTTACGCTTGCAAAGAGAACAGTGTGTGTGTTAACTCCACTTCTAGATCTGGCTACCTTTGCCGGTGCTCCGACGGCTACGAAGGAAACCCATACCTCCCAAATGGTTGCATAG ATATTAATGAGTGCAAACTGCATCCGAACTCCTGCCAAAACGGAACATGTATAAACATACCTGGGAGTTTTAAGTGCTCATGTCCAAAGGATTATACGCTGGTGCTAAACGGAACCTTGTGCAGTCCTCAATTTCTTATGATTGATAATTCTAATTCAAGAAAGCGTATAATTATCTACTCTGTTTTGA GTACTGCTCTTGGATGCGTTATTCTACTTATTGCTTTATGGCGCTTGGTAAGGGTCATcaacaaaagaaacaaaattaagCGCAAAGGGATACTTTTCCAAAGAAATGGTGGTTTATTATTGCAACAACAATTATCTACAAGTGAATTTAGTGTAGAGAAAACGAAACTGTTTAACTCAGAGGAGTTGGAGAAGTCAACCAACAACTTCGACAAGGATAGAATTCTTGGCCAAGGAGGTCAAGGCACTGTTTACAAAGGTATGCTAACAGATGGAAGAATTGTTGCTGTTAAGAAATCGAAAATAGATGATGAAGGAAAAATTGCAGAGTTCATCAATGAAGTTGTCATTCTTTCACAGATCAATCACAGAAATGTGGTCAAATTATTGGGCTGTTGTTTGGAGACTGAAGTTCCTCTTCTAGTTTATGAGTTCATACCTAATGGTACTCTAGCTCATTATCTCCACGACCACAAAAGAGAGTTTCAATTAACATGGATCATGCGCTTAAGAATTGCTACAGAAATTGCAGGAGCACTTTTCTACTTACACTATGCAACTTCGACTCCAATTTACCATCGAGATATCAAGTCATCAAATATATTGTTAGATGAAAAATACAAAGCCAAAGTTGCAGATTTTGGGACTTCGAAAACAGTTGAAATTGACCAAACTCATGTCACAACACTTATTTATGGAACATTTGGTTATTTGGATCCGGAATACTTTCAATCAAGCCAGTTCACTGATAAAAGTGATGTTTATAGCTTCGGAGTGGTTCTAGTTGAGTTGTTGACAGGTGAGAAAGCAATTTCTATTACAAGATCCAAAGAAGGTAAAAGCTTAGCCACGTATTTTCTCATTTCAATGGAAGAAAATCGTCTTTTTGAGATTGTTGATACTCATGTTATTAATGAATCTCAAAACCATATTAACGACCAGATTATGGCAGTAGCTAACTTAGCCAAGAAATGCCTGAACTTGAATGGAaaaatgaggccaacgatgaaagAAGTTTCAGTCGAGTTAGAGAGAATCCAGATGGCAAACAATGCTGATGACTATAGTGGTCCACAAAAAGCTGAAGAGATAGAATATATAAGAACTGAGCAAAttgagccttgggatttttcTTATGCCACAACCAGTACAAGTAGCATGAATTATGCTTCTCCTTCAACTATGGTTGAACTACCACTGCTATCTTCCGAAACTCATTGA
- the LOC133802453 gene encoding wall-associated receptor kinase-like 22 isoform X2 — MGLKIIRIIIHLMIGAIISDQAFCSNNNSSIATHIRGCNNQSCGGLEIPFPFGLDKGCYMEPPYLFQIYCKTSGPNLFMSDFKVRNISVLDGEVTIMLAIAKDCYSKNGTQITSDFSDFTQGLNGYFSVSFTKNKFYSIGCDNLATVNGYRNDTNYTTGCISSCSFADEIDLKSCSGVGCCQTSIPSDLRRYGLKLDSNNNHKSVWSFNPCSYAFVMQETEFKFSSLEEFTNVTELPLIFDWAVGFDSCEVAKNNTETYACKENSVCVNSTSRSGYLCRCSDGYEGNPYLPNGCIGTALGCVILLIALWRLVRVINKRNKIKRKGILFQRNGGLLLQQQLSTSEFSVEKTKLFNSEELEKSTNNFDKDRILGQGGQGTVYKGMLTDGRIVAVKKSKIDDEGKIAEFINEVVILSQINHRNVVKLLGCCLETEVPLLVYEFIPNGTLAHYLHDHKREFQLTWIMRLRIATEIAGALFYLHYATSTPIYHRDIKSSNILLDEKYKAKVADFGTSKTVEIDQTHVTTLIYGTFGYLDPEYFQSSQFTDKSDVYSFGVVLVELLTGEKAISITRSKEGKSLATYFLISMEENRLFEIVDTHVINESQNHINDQIMAVANLAKKCLNLNGKMRPTMKEVSVELERIQMANNADDYSGPQKAEEIEYIRTEQIEPWDFSYATTSTSSMNYASPSTMVELPLLSSETH; from the exons ATGGGCTTAAAAATTATAAGGATAATAATTCATCTCATGATAGGCGCAATAATCTCTGACCAAGCAttttgcagcaacaacaacagctCCATAGCAACCCACATAAGGGGCTGCAACAATCAGTCATGCGGGGGTTTAGAAATTCCGTTCCCATTCGGCCTTGACAAAGGCTGTTACATGGAACCCCCGTATCTATTCCAGATCTATTGTAAGACGTCCGGGCCGAACCTGTTCATGTCCGATTTCAAAGTCAGGAACATATCGGTTCTAGATGGCGAGGTCACCATCATGCTGGCTATTGCCAAAGATTGTTACAGTAAAAATGGCACACAGATAACTAGCGATTTCTCAGACTTCACGCAAGGCTTGAATGGATATTTCAGCGTTTCCTTCACAAAAAACAAGTTTTACTCCATAGGTTGCGATAATTTGGCAACCGTCAATGGTTATCGCAACGATACAAACTACACAACCGGTTGCATATCCTCGTGTAGTTTCGCCGACGAAATCGACTTGAAGTCTTGCTCTGGCGTAGGTTGTTGCCAAACTTCCATCCCCAGCGACCTTAGAAGGTACGGTTTGAAGTTGGATAGCAACAATAATCATAAAAGCGTTTGGAGTTTCAACCCGTGCAGCTATGCTTTTGTTATGCAAGAAACTGAGTTCAAATTTTCAAGCTTGGAAGAATTCACCAATGTCACTGAGCTTCCGCTCATTTTTGACTGGGCTGTTGGGTTCGATTCCTGCGAAGTAGCCAAGAATAATACGGAGACTTACGCTTGCAAAGAGAACAGTGTGTGTGTTAACTCCACTTCTAGATCTGGCTACCTTTGCCGGTGCTCCGACGGCTACGAAGGAAACCCATACCTCCCAAATGGTTGCATAG GTACTGCTCTTGGATGCGTTATTCTACTTATTGCTTTATGGCGCTTGGTAAGGGTCATcaacaaaagaaacaaaattaagCGCAAAGGGATACTTTTCCAAAGAAATGGTGGTTTATTATTGCAACAACAATTATCTACAAGTGAATTTAGTGTAGAGAAAACGAAACTGTTTAACTCAGAGGAGTTGGAGAAGTCAACCAACAACTTCGACAAGGATAGAATTCTTGGCCAAGGAGGTCAAGGCACTGTTTACAAAGGTATGCTAACAGATGGAAGAATTGTTGCTGTTAAGAAATCGAAAATAGATGATGAAGGAAAAATTGCAGAGTTCATCAATGAAGTTGTCATTCTTTCACAGATCAATCACAGAAATGTGGTCAAATTATTGGGCTGTTGTTTGGAGACTGAAGTTCCTCTTCTAGTTTATGAGTTCATACCTAATGGTACTCTAGCTCATTATCTCCACGACCACAAAAGAGAGTTTCAATTAACATGGATCATGCGCTTAAGAATTGCTACAGAAATTGCAGGAGCACTTTTCTACTTACACTATGCAACTTCGACTCCAATTTACCATCGAGATATCAAGTCATCAAATATATTGTTAGATGAAAAATACAAAGCCAAAGTTGCAGATTTTGGGACTTCGAAAACAGTTGAAATTGACCAAACTCATGTCACAACACTTATTTATGGAACATTTGGTTATTTGGATCCGGAATACTTTCAATCAAGCCAGTTCACTGATAAAAGTGATGTTTATAGCTTCGGAGTGGTTCTAGTTGAGTTGTTGACAGGTGAGAAAGCAATTTCTATTACAAGATCCAAAGAAGGTAAAAGCTTAGCCACGTATTTTCTCATTTCAATGGAAGAAAATCGTCTTTTTGAGATTGTTGATACTCATGTTATTAATGAATCTCAAAACCATATTAACGACCAGATTATGGCAGTAGCTAACTTAGCCAAGAAATGCCTGAACTTGAATGGAaaaatgaggccaacgatgaaagAAGTTTCAGTCGAGTTAGAGAGAATCCAGATGGCAAACAATGCTGATGACTATAGTGGTCCACAAAAAGCTGAAGAGATAGAATATATAAGAACTGAGCAAAttgagccttgggatttttcTTATGCCACAACCAGTACAAGTAGCATGAATTATGCTTCTCCTTCAACTATGGTTGAACTACCACTGCTATCTTCCGAAACTCATTGA